TATAAAAAGCGACGAAGCACGACAAGCGGAAATAGAGCGCAATATACGATCGATTGCGGCGGCCGCTCAGCAATTCCGCATCTACGCGCTTATCGGAGAGGGTATAGATCCCGACAAGCGAGTCGATTTTACAAAATACGAAAAGCTGACGAATCGTACGTCCGACGAACTGTCGGATATCGTCAACTCGTCGTTCGCAGCTATGACTGCAGGAATTTTGCGACGGCAAAACGACGTCAAAGCGCTTTACACGAGCGGAGGCGATATAACGCTCGCCGTCTACGATGCGCTTCGCGTATCGAGCATCAAGCTGCATACGGAAGTGCTGCCGCTTGCCGCCTACGGAGAACTGTGCGGGGGAGAATTCGACGGTTTGAAAGTGATTACAAAGGGCGGCATGGCCGGCGATAAATATGCGCTCAAAGACTGCATCGCGTATTTGACTACGCATATTTAAATGGTGCCGCCTGAGCGCATCGGGCATGATCGGGCGCATCTTCGGAAAGCTGCAGCGTTGTGCAGCCGTAGAGAAATTATTAATTTGAAAACAATTTTAAGGGGGAAAATACTATGGCAAGACCTTTTATTGCGATTCCGATCGGAGACCCCGCAGGTATCGGGCCGGAAATCGTTGCGAAAGCCGTCGCGGACAAAGACACGTGTGCCGCGGCAAAATGCGTCGTGATCGGCGACAAAAAAATCATGGAAGGCGCGATACGGATTACCAAAGTGCCGCTTTCGATACGCTGCATCGAAAATCCCGAAGACGGCGACTACCGCGAAAACGTACTCAACCTCATCGACTTCGACAATATCGATATGGCAAGGTTTAAAATCGGTAAAGTCGACGGCATGTGCGGAAAAGCCGCATACGATTATATCGAAAAAAGCATTTCGCTCGCGATGGAACATAAAGTCGCGGCCGTCGCTACGACTCCGATCAACAAAGAAGCGCTCAAAGCGGGAGGCGTACCCTTTATCGGCCACACGGAAATCTTCGGAGCGCTGACGCACACGAGCGATCCGCTTACGATGTTCGAAGTGCGCGGCCTGCGCGTTTTCTTTTTGACGCGGCACGTATCTCTCATCGAAGCGTGCAAGATGGTAAAAAAAGAGCGCATCATCGATTACGTAAAGCGCTGTCTCGACGCGCTCAAAAAACTCGGCGTGACCGAAGGCACGATGGCCGTCGCGGGATTGAATCCGCATTCGGGCGAACACGGACTGTTCGGAACCGAAGAAGTGACGGATGTAACGCCTGCGGTCGAAGCGCTCCAAAAAGAGGGTTATCCCGTCGCAGGCCCCGTCGGAGCGGATTCCGTCTTCCATCTCGCGCTCACCGGCAAATTCAACAGCGTCCTCTCGCTCTACCACGATCAGGGACACATCGCGACGAAAACGCTCGATTTCGAGCGTACGATTTCGGTTACCGGCGGCATGCCGATTCTCCGCACGTCCGTCGATCACGGCACTGCAATGGACATTGCCGGCACGGGAAAGGCGAGTGCGGTGAGTATGATAGAAGCGATCCGCCTCGCGGTAAAGTATTCGCCGAATTTTATTAACGGGTGATTATGCGGATTGGAGCCGTATAACATAACAACGTTTTATAGGAGGTACGATAAAAAGCGCCGTCCGAAATAGCGCCGTCGCTGGAGTCTAGAGCCGAAAAACACTGAAGCGTTTTTCTTTTATCGGAAACACTCGCGATTTCTGTGCATTGCTCGAAATCGCAGCGTTCTTATCTCGAGTTTGCGTGGATGTTTGCAGAAGCCGTGTATAAGTGCTATCTCGATAAAAATCGTATGAGTACAATACACTGTATTTGCAAACTCGACTATTAAACGTGTGCGCTTATGCGCACGGCTAAAAACTTTTTCGGAAATTGATATTTCCTGCAAAAGTTTTTATAGGAGGAAGTATGGGAGACATTTCGGGAGCACAGATGCTCTTAGGACTCGGGATCGGACTATTAGTGCTGATTCTGCTCATTCTCAAAACGAAAGTCCACGTGTTTATCGCGTTGATTATCGCATCGTGTATCATCGGACTTGCAGGCGGCATGGCGCCGACGGCGATCGCGGGGACGATCACGAAGGGCTTCGGCGGAACGCTCGGCGGAATCGGTATCATCATCGGCTTGGGCGTCATGATGGGACAGATCTTCGAAGCGTCGGGAGCTGCGGAGCGCATGGCAAGGGTTTTTCTTAAACTCTTCGGCAAGGGACGGGAAGAATTTGCAATGGCCGTTACCGGATACGTCGTTTCGATCGCGATCTTTTGCGATTCGGGATTCGTCATCCTCTCACCGCTCGCACGCGCGCTTTCAAAAGAAACGAAAAAATCGATGGTGTCGCTGAGCGTCGCGCTCGCAGGCGGCTTGGTCATCACGCACTCGCTCGTACCGCCGACGCCCGGTCCGCTCGGTGTCGCAGGAACGTTCGGAATCGATGTCGGTAATTTTTTACTGCTCGGACTCGTCGTATCCATCCCGATGACGCTCGCGGTTATGTTTTACGGCAAATGGCTCGGTAAAAAGATTTATCAGATCCCGGGAGACAAAGAAGGCGAATGGCAGCGTCCGCCATATCAAAAACCGCAATACGATACAAACGGCGGTGCGAACGCGAAAAAACTGCCGAACGCATTTGTCTCGTTCATGCCCATCGTCCTGCCGGTCGTACTCATTTTATTAAATACGGTTCTTTCCGCATTGAAAGCGACGGGACCGATCGCGACGTTCTTTTTCGTCGTCGGTACGCCGATTTTCGCGGTGCTGATCGGAACGCTGCTTGCGATCTTTACGCTGACGCGCGGGCAAAGCAGAGAGTCCGTTATCAACACGCTTGAGGCGAGCATCAAAAGTGCAGGCATCATCATACTCGTAACCGGCGGCGGCGGCGCGCTCGGACAGGTTATCAAAGATGCGGGCGTCGGAAATTACATCGCACAGGGAATCGCTGCGACGCACATTCCCGTCATCCTCCTGCCCTTTATCATCGCGACGCTCGTGCGCTTCGTACAAGGTTCGGGTACCGTCGCTATGATCACCGCTGCGGGAATCACCGCTCCGATCGTTGCGGCCTCAGGCGGCAATATGGTACTCGGCGCGCTCGCGGCGACGGTCGGCTCGCTCTTCTTTTCGTACTTCAATGACAGCTTCTATTGGGTCGTAAACCGTTTGAGCGGCATCACCGATACGAAAGAGCAGATCCGCGTGTGGTCGATTTCAACGACGATCGCATGGGCGGTCGGCTTTGCCGCCCTGCTCATACTCGATATCTTTATGTGATTTTTCAATGCACAAACCCGTAATCGCACATACGCACTTACGGGTTTGCATTCTTTCGCTTACACCGTGCCGTTCAAAAATCGTATAGCATAAAACGTATATAAAGACACCGCAACGTTCAACGCTTCTTCGTCGATATCGAACATCGAATCGTGATGAGCGGCGATCGTTTCTTTTTTTTCGGGATTTCCGGTTCCGACATAGGCGTAGACTCCGGGCACTTTAATAATATATTCGGCAAAGTCGTCGCCTCCGAGAGAGGGCTTTCGCTGCGTAATCACTTTATCGCTTCCGAAAATATCGGATGCGAGACGCTGCACTTCGAGAGCCGCTTCGCGGCTGTTGATAAGCGGAGACGTAAAATCTTTCCATTCGATTTTCACCGTCCCGCCGAACGACGAAGCGATATTCGACGCGAGCGTTTCAAGCTGCCCCTTTACCGCTTTTCTCGTCTCCGGAGTGAGCGCGCGGATCGTCCCTTCGAGTTCCGCTTTTTGCGCGACTATATTGTATGCATCCCCCGCCGTAAGCTTTCCGACGCCGATGAGCACGTTGTCCATCGGAGAAGTACGCCTCGTAACGAGCGCCTGCAGAGCGACGACGATGTGACTTGCAATATAGACGGCATCGACTCCGAGTTCGGGCGTCGATACGTGCGCGGGATAGCCTTGCACGCTTATTTTAAACCAATCGACGCTCGCGTTATTCGGTCCTTCCATTGCGACAACGGAACCGACGGGAACGTTTGAGGCCGCATGGATGCCGAACGTGCGGTCGGCTCCGTCGAGGAAGCCGCCGTCGACGAAGATGCGCGCGCCGTATCCGATCTCTTCACCCGCCTGAAAGGTCAAGCGCACCGTACCGCCGAAGGCATCGGTATGAGAAGCCAAAATACGCGCGGCACCGATGAGAGAAGCCGTATGCGCATCATGTCCGCATGCATGCATTTTTCCCGGAACGGTCGACATGTATTCGCAAGCGTGCGTTTCCTGAATCGGAAGCGCGTCGATGTCTGCTCGGAGCACTATCGTCTTTTTACCCGGCTTCGTTCCCCTGATTTCGGCATACACACCCGTTTCGCCGACTCTCTTATGCGCGATGCCGACGGCGTCGAGTTCGTCTTCGATCTTTTTTGCGGTATTGAATTCTTCCCGTGCGATTTCAGGATGCATGTGGAAGTACCGCCGCAAACCGACGACATACCGATGATCGTTTTGTATTTCAGCCGTCAAGTGCTTTTCGACTTCATCCATACGCGTATTCTTTTTACCAACGGACTGCAGCGTCGACTTTTTTTACCGTCGCTGCTGCCGTATTCGCATCGATCGTACCGTATGCAAATGCCGGAAAATACGATTCTTTGTACTTTGAAAGAATATATTCGGCAACCGTCTGCGATTGATAGGCTTTCACAATCTTCGCATAGAGCGCGTTGTCTTTATCTTTCGTGCGGGCGACGATGACGTTGACGTAGGGATTGTCGCCCGAAGAAGACTGCTTTTCGATTATCAATCCGTCGCGCGAGGGAACGAAGCCCGCCGGAATCGCATAGGTGCCGTTGATCGTCGCACCCGCATAATCGTTCAGCGTCTGCGGCAGCGTATTTGCGGTCTGCGGCACGACTTCGACGTTGTACACGAGCTTCGTAATATCCTTCATTTCGGGCGTATAGCCCGCGGCGGGGTTCACTTCGATAAAGCCCGCCGTTTCAAGCAGTTTGATACCGCGGCTCAAATTCGTTCCGTCGCTCGGGATGGCAAGACGAAGCGCGTTTTTCCGAACCGCCTTCGTTCCGTTCATACCGGCGGCTTTTTTGATATCGTCGACGCTTTTGTATTTTTTCGAATACAGCGTCAGCGGCGCGATGAGCGTATCGCCGACAGCCGTAATTTTATAGCCGTTTTTCGACGCATCGTTATTGAGATAGGCTTTGTGTTGAAATGCGTTGAGATGGATGTCTCCGGAATTGAGCGCTTCGTTCGGAAGATTGTACGCGCTGAATTCGACGAGCCGGATTTTGATACCTGATTTTTCGCTGTCGAGCACATACTGCACGGCTTTCCACTGATCGTTTGACGATCCGCATACGCCGACTTTTACCGTCGCCGCGCCCTTCTTTTGCGCAAAAGCGCCGCCTGCAATCAAAGCGCCTGCAAAAACGGCACTTACCAATTTCTTAATAATTTTCATACGATTCTCCTGTACATGCTATCGAACTGTCGAAAAAGTGAGCGACTTTTGAAACGGCCATCGTTTCCTTTGTTTTTCCGTTTCGCCCGATTCCGGAAAAACGATCAATAGTGTTTTTTAACGAGCTCGCGGTTCGTCGTCTTTTTTGCAAAAAACGAACCCGTAAACTGCAAAAGGCAGATAAACAGCAGCAGTACGACGATACACGCATAGATGATATCCTGATGATTCAATCCCTGTCCGTAATTGATTGCAAAATCGCCGAGCCCGCCCGCGCCGACGGCGCCCGCCATCGTCGTAAGGCCGACGAGAGAAATCGCCGTGATCGTCGTTACGCGAATGAGTTCCGGCACCGATTCGTGAAGATACACGCGGAAGATCAAACCGAACGTACCGCTTCCCATACTGCGCGCCGCTTCCGCCTTTCCGGGATCGACGTTTTCAAGGGCGGTTTCGACTTGGCGCGAAAAAAACGGCACCGTTCCGAAAATGAGCGGAATGATCGCACCCTTCACTCCGATGGCCGTTCCGACGAGCGCCCTCGTAAACGGAATCAAAAATACGAGGAGCACGACGAAAGGGATCGATCGGAATAAATTAATAAAAATACTGACGACCGTGTAAAAGGGCTTGTTTTCTTTTATGCCGTCTTTTTTGAACACGATAAGCAGTACGCCGAAAATCATACCGAACACGAACGAGATTGTACCCGATATGATAAACATTTGAAATGTCGACGCACAGTTGGCAAGAAATGTATACCAATAGGAATACAGGTTCGGTAACCATCGTTCCATAAATTCCATCATTTGCCTCCGTCGTGAATGATATTTTCAAACACTTTTACGTTTTTACTTCGGAAATACGAAAGAGCGGCGGCGACGTTTTGCGCATCCCCCTTTATTGCGGCGATAATCGCACCGAGAGGTTCGCCCTGAATGACATCGACGTTTGCAAGTACGATATTCAAATTGACGCCGAACTTTCTCGACACTTCCGAAATGAGCGCATCTCCGACGGCATCTTTTTCGAACTGCAATTTAACAAGCGTACCGCCGCCTTGCGTGCCGATAAGAGCACCGCCCGATGCGAGCATATCGATTTTTGAAAGAGAAGATTGAGACGCGATAAATTTCTTTGTAATCTCCTGAACGGGTGATGCAAAAATGGAATACACATCCCCTTCTTCGACCACGCGACCGTTTTCCATCACCGCAACTTTATGGCATATCGATTTGATAACCGACATTTCGTGCGTAATGAGAACGATCGTAAGATTTAATTTTTTATTGAGCTCTTTCAAAAGCGAAAGAATCGATTCGGTCGCTTCGGGATCGAGCGCACTCGTCGCTTCGTCCGAAAGCAGCACGCTCGGATTGTTTGCAAGAGCGCGCGCAACAGCTACGCGCTGCTTTTGTCCGCCTGAAAGCTGCGACGGATACGCAGCGGCTTTATCGGTGAGGCCGACGAGTTCGAGCAGTTCGAAAACACGGGAGCGGATTTCCTCTTTTGCAAGCCCCGAATACGCAAGCGGGTATGCCACATTTCCGAACACGGTCGAACGGTCGAGCAGATTGAAGTGCTGAAAAATCATGCCTATCTTTTTACGCACTTTTTTCATTTCGTGATTCGAAAGCCGTTTGAACTTTCCGCCTTCGTCCCGCGTGATGTCCGTTCCGTTTACCGAAATCGAACCGCTGTCGGGGACTTCGAGTAAATTGATACATCTGACGAGCGAAGATTTTCCCGCACCGGAATAGCCGATGATGCCGAAGATCTCGCCGTCGCGAATCCGAAGCGACACGTCTTTGATCGCTTCAACGCGTGCATCTTTGAGACGATACGTTTTGTTGACGTTTTGTAAGACAATCATAATAACACTAATAACCTACTAAAATACTAGTATATATAATTTCACAAGCACGGTCAACAGACCGCAGGCGAAAACGAAAAATCGCATACCTTCCGCGCCGCCGGATCGCTTAAAAAACTTGACTTTTGAAAATGACGATGTACAATATTATTATATTCAAAAACGGAGAAGCTATGAACAGTCTTACGGTGCTGCTCGAAAACACGCAGGCTGAACTGAAATCGGTTTCAGTCGAACACGGTCTTTCCCTTTTGCTCCGCGTCGACGATAAATCTTTTTTATTCGACACGGGCGCGACGGGCATCTTTACCGAAAACGCACGATTGATGAACGTCCCGCTCGACGACGTGGAGTGCGTCGTCATAAGTCACTCGCACTACGATCACGCAGGCGGTTTTGCCTCTTTTGTCGAAACATACCGCGTACGCGAACTCGTTACCGGTCCCGATTTTTTTCTTCCGAAATACAATTTTCTAAACGGTGCGTTTACGTACCTCGGCGCGAGTTTCGATAAAGCGCTGCTCGACAGCTGCGGTATCGCCCACAGAACATGCGACGGCTGCCTGCAGTTGAGCGATTCGCTGTACGCTTTTTCGGGGTTCGCCCGTACGCATGCATTCGAAACGATTCCCGAACGCTTCGTAAAAGGAGTCGTCGGCAATACCGTTCCCGATTTTTTCGACGACGAAGTCTGTCTCGTATACGACGGAGGCTCATCGCTTACGATCATCGTCGGCTGCTCGCATCCGGGTATACTCAATATGACGGCATCGGTAGCCGCACACTTCGACAAACCCGTATCCGCCGTCTACGGGGGATCGCATTTGGTCGAAGCCGACGACGAACGTATCCGAAAAACGATCGAAGAACTGCAAAAAAAAGGCGTACGAAAAACGGGGTTCTGTCACTGCAGCGGAAACCGCGTCCACGAAATCATCGCAGAGACGAACGCCGTAACCGACTGCCGCCTTGCGACCGGCAGTGTCGTCGTACTGTAATCGCAGAGCATTATCAAAATTATTAAACCGTATCGCATTTAATAATTTTGAAATATTTAATAAGCAGGAGGCTTTAAATGTCAGGTGCGTACATGTTGGCGGTTATTATCGTTGCGGTAATAGCCATGATTCTCGCGATCAGCAAATTGAAAATTCATCCGTTTATCGTGATGACGGTCATTGCGATCGCCGTCGGTTTGCTGTGCGGAATGAACACGGAAGACGTTATCGTCAAAGTAAAAACCGGTTTCGGGAACATTTTAGCGAGTATCGGTATCGTCATCCTCGCAGGTACGATCATCGGCACGATTCTCGAAAAGACGGGCGCGGCGCTGACGATGGCGAACACTATTTTGAAACTCGTCGGCAAAGAGCGGTCGGTTCTCACAATGGGATTGACGGGTTACGTAACGGGTATCCCCGTTTTTTGCGATTCGGGCTTCGTCATCCTCTCGCCGATCAGCCGCGCGCTTGCGGCGCAGTCGAACAAATCGCTTGCGGTTATGGCGACGGCGCTCAGCGCGGGTTTGTATGCGACACACTGTCTCGTCCCTCCGACGCCGGGCCCCATCGCAATGGCGGGCACGCTCAATGCGAACCTCGGTTTGGTCATCGGGATCGGTCTTTTGATCTCGCTGCCGGCAACCTTTATGGGTATCCTGTATGCAAACAAAGTAGCAGGCAAAATCGATATTCCGGCGAATCCCGAATATACGGTAGACGAGCTCGTAGAAAAATACGGCAAGCTTCCGGGTGCGCTGCATTCCTTCGCTCCGATCCTCGTACCGATCATCCTCATCGCGTTGAAGAGCATCGGCGATTTTCCGTCGCACCCCTTCGGTACCGGTGCCGTAAAGATGTGCTTTTCGTTTATCGGAAACCCTGTCATCGCGCTGCTCTTGGGTATCGTCCTTGCGACGACGCTCATTCCGAAATCGGAAAAAAAGAATACGCTTTCGTGGGTCACCGACGGAGTGACTAATTCGGCGGGCATCCTCGCGATCACCGGCGCAGGCGGCGCATTCGGCGAAATATTAAAATCGCTTCCGCTCGCGGATGCGTTGAGCTCCTCTCTTTTACAGATGCACGTCGGCGTTTTCCTGCCCTTCATCATCGCGGCGATTTTAAAATCCGCGATGGGCGCATCCACGGTCGCGATGATTTTGACTTCTGCAATGGTCGCGCCGCTCATGCCGGCTCTCGGCTTTACATCGGAAATCGGCAAAGTGCTCGTGATCATGGCGATAGGCGCGGGTTCGATGACGGTGAGCCACGCAAACGATTCGTACTTCTGGGTCGTTTCGCAGTTTTCCGACATGAACACGCAGCAGGCGTATAAGTGTCAAACGGGGGTAACGCTCGTACAGGGCATCACGACGATCATCGTCGTATTTATCGTTTCGTTATTCGTGCATTAATATTATTATGATGAAGGGGCTGTTGAAAAAGTAACCGTCTTTGAGACTGCCCCCTTCCGTGCAGATCTTATCGCAGCGCATCGATATTCGCTTTGCCCGGCAAAACGAAGGGCAGTACATCTTCCGCAGAATCGATTTCGATGCGCACTAAAAACGGCTTTCGTTCCCGCTTCGGAGAAAACGCTTTTTCGTACCACTTTTCATCTTCGGCCGCATCGACCGCCTCTATGCCGAAACCTCGTGCGATTTCAACAAAATCGACGCGATGAGAAAATTCGCTTGCAGCGTAGGTTCCGCCGAAAAGATATTTTTGCTGCTGATATACCATGCCGAGCGTACCGTTGTCGAAAACGATGACCGTCACCGCAAGGTTTTGCTCGGAAAGCGTTGCAAGCTCCTGAATGTTCATGAGGATGGAACCGTCGCCCGAAACACACACGACGCGGCATTCAGGGTGCGCGAGAGAGGCTCCGATTGCGGCGGGCAGTCCGAATCCCATCGTACCGAGCGAGCCCGACGTAAGAAATGTTCTCGGCTTTTCGACGGGATAATACTGAGCCGTCCACATTTGATGCTGACCGACATCCGTCGTAACGATGAGTTTGTCGCGCCTCATACCCGCTTTTTCAGCGAAAAGCGGAATCGAAGCGATACACTCGCGGGGATTGCCGTAGGACGATTTTTTTGCCGCACCGCAAAGGGGTGAAAACGTTTCCGTTTTTAGCTTTATGATCTTTTCAAGCCACACGGCGCGCGCTTCCGCGTTTTGCCAATTCGATGCGAAAAGCTCCTGCTTTCGGGACGCAAGCTGCACGAGGATCGGAAAGACGGATCCGACATCGGCGACAACCGAAATATCGGCGTCGATGATTTTATCGACTTCAGCCGCATCGACGTCGATGTGCACGACGCGCGCTTTCGGACAAAACTTCGACACGACGCCCGTCGCCCTGTCGTCGAAGCGGACACCCGCGGCGATGACGAGATCGGCATCGTGCATAGCGACGTTTGCCGCGTAAGAACCGTGCATACCGACCATGCCGGCAAACATTTCAAAAGAGGAAGGCACGCAGCCTATTCCCATAAGACTCGTCACTACCGGCAGACGATAACTTTTCAGAAATTTTTGCAGTTCTTTTGCCGCCGCTTCCGAATTACAGCCCCCTCCGCAAAAGAGTACCGGACGCCGAGCTTCGGCAAGCGCATCGGTTATGCGATCCATACTCGAAGCGTATTCGGACGGCGGCGTATGAAAGCGTATATCGTGTATCGTAACGGATGCGATATCGGGCCACGAATCGAATTCACACGAAGAAAGCTGTACGTCGCGCGGAACGTCGACGAGTACCGGACCCGGCCGCCCGTTCACCGCGATCGCAAAGGCTTCGGGAATCGCGACGAGCAGCTCTTTCGGAGATTTTACCATGATACTGTGCTTTGCAATCGGAAAGGAAAGGCCGAAAGTATCCGCCTCCTGAAACGCGTCGGTACCGATAAGGCTCGTATTCACCTGCCCCGTAATCGCAACGATCGGAACGGAATCGCTTCGGGCGTCGGCGACGGCGGTAAGGAGATTCATCGCACCCGGCCCGCTCGTCGCAAAACAAACGGCGGGCTTTCCGGTACTCCGCGCCATGCCCTGCGCGATAAAACCCGCAGCCTGTTCGTGACGGGCGAGCACATGGCGGATCGAACTTTTCGCAAGCGCGTCGTACAGCGGCAAAATCGAACCGCCGGGGATTCCCGCCGCGACGGTGATCCCTTCCGTTTCGAGCAGCTTGACGATTATTTCGCTTCCCGTCTTTTTCATAAACGTCGATTACAGTTCAAACTGATCGATCTGCGATTCGATCTTTTGTATGGCCTCTTTCATCCGCACCGAAATATTTTCCAACGCGGAACCGGTTTCGTTTATCTGCCGTGCGCCCGTCGCCATCTCATTTATGCCTTCTTTCATGCCGAACGCATTGTTTTGCAATTTATTGATTTCGATGAGAATCGATTTATTGCCGGACGCCATTTCGCGCGATGCGTTCTGTACGTTCGTCGTATTGTCGTTTACGACGCGCAGCGATGCATCTATCTGTTTCGAACCTTCATTCTGTTCCTCCATAGCCTGTTTGATATACAGCACGAACCGATTCGTAACATTCAATTCGTCGGAAACCGATTTGAACACTTCACTCAATTGGGCGGAAGCGCCGACGACGCTGCTGATCGCCTGCTGTACGTTGCTGAGTTCTTCGCCGATGCGCTTCGACTGAGTCGCGGAGGATTTCGACAATTTACGGATCTCATCCGCAACGACGGCAAAGCCCTTTCCCGCTTTACCCGCATGGGCGGCTTCGATGGACGCGTTCATCGCAAGCAGATTCGTTCGCGTTGCGATGTCCGCGATTATCGTATTCGCGTCCTGCAGCATATTGGATTGACTTTCGATCTGCTCGATGCGCGCGTTGACGTCGGTCTGTTTCATAAAACCGTCCTGCGCTTTATCGCGCAGCATTGAAAAGGATGTGACCATCTTATCGACCGATTGATTGACCGATGCGATACTGACGATCATCTCTTCGATCGCGGCAGACGCCTCGGTCACGCTGCTCGATTGATTTTGAATCATCTGTTCAAGCGAGTCGATATTCGTCGCTATTTCGTTGACGGCGCCGACAGTCTGCGCTACGCTCGCCTCCTGTTTGTCCATCTGAGTATGTATGCTGCCGATATTCGCAATGATCTGCGTGATCGCGCTCGACGTATCGTCCGCGCTGCCGGTCATATCTTCACCGGCCGTAACGAGCGTCGCTTTGCTTTCTTTTACGTCTTTAACGATCGCATACAGCTTTTGAATAAATTTATTAAATCCCGTGACGAGCAAGCCGATTTCGTCGTCCGACGGCGCGTCGATCTTGACGGCGAGATTTGCGTTTCCTTCCGACAGCGCGATAAACGCCTGCGACACTTTTTGAAGCGGCCGCATAACCAAACCGAACACGCGGTTTGCGATAATCGAAACGAGGATGACGAGCAATACGACGACCGCCGCGAGGATTTCGATCATCTTGATGCCGATCGTTTTTGCGAGCTCCGTTCTTGCTGAGGAAAAATTGCTTGCAAGCGCCCACATGCCTGCAGGCTTACCTGCGACATCGAAAACCGGCCAATAGATGACGTAGTACCGGCTCTTTCCGATCGTATCCATTTTGGCATAACTTTTGCCCCGCACGAGCACCGCTTCGGAGCAATCGTCACCGACCGCAGCGGCAAGTATGTCGTTTTTTTCGTCCGAGATCGTCGATGCGACCGCTTCCGTACCGTCGTAAAGCATGACGTCGCAGCCGAAGATTTTGTGCGCCTTTTTCAAAAAATCGGCGGACGATACGTTGAATCCCGAAACGATCGCTCCGATAACCCTTCGTTCGCTGTCGTATACGGGGCATCCCGCTCTGATCGCAAAACGAACAAGCACCGCCTTTTCATACGAATACGTCGCGCGGCCTCTGACCGCTTCCCTGACGGCGTTTTGATTGATGATGTTATCACCGAAGCGTTCCGAGTGTCCCCGCGCGATGATATTGCCTCGCGTGTCGGTTAAAACGATAAAATCGACATGCATCTGTCCGATGAGTTCGGCAAGGATTTTATACGCATCGGCGTGACTGCGGCTGCGAGCGGCTTGCACGACATCGGGACGACCTGCGATCGATGCGGCCGCTCCCTCCGCACGTGACCCGAAGTCGTCGAGCAAAAGCTGAAAACCCGCAACGCTCGCTTTCGTCGACTGCTCGTGCTGTGCGGTCAGTATGCGATAAAAGAAAACGGCAAGCGCAAGTCCGCAGACGATCGCTGTAAAAAAAACCGTGATCCTGTTGACGCTGCTGAGTTTGCGTACGAGAGACGATTGTTTTTTTA
This Treponema socranskii subsp. buccale DNA region includes the following protein-coding sequences:
- a CDS encoding MBL fold metallo-hydrolase; translation: MNSLTVLLENTQAELKSVSVEHGLSLLLRVDDKSFLFDTGATGIFTENARLMNVPLDDVECVVISHSHYDHAGGFASFVETYRVRELVTGPDFFLPKYNFLNGAFTYLGASFDKALLDSCGIAHRTCDGCLQLSDSLYAFSGFARTHAFETIPERFVKGVVGNTVPDFFDDEVCLVYDGGSSLTIIVGCSHPGILNMTASVAAHFDKPVSAVYGGSHLVEADDERIRKTIEELQKKGVRKTGFCHCSGNRVHEIIAETNAVTDCRLATGSVVVL
- a CDS encoding GntP family permease: MSGAYMLAVIIVAVIAMILAISKLKIHPFIVMTVIAIAVGLLCGMNTEDVIVKVKTGFGNILASIGIVILAGTIIGTILEKTGAALTMANTILKLVGKERSVLTMGLTGYVTGIPVFCDSGFVILSPISRALAAQSNKSLAVMATALSAGLYATHCLVPPTPGPIAMAGTLNANLGLVIGIGLLISLPATFMGILYANKVAGKIDIPANPEYTVDELVEKYGKLPGALHSFAPILVPIILIALKSIGDFPSHPFGTGAVKMCFSFIGNPVIALLLGIVLATTLIPKSEKKNTLSWVTDGVTNSAGILAITGAGGAFGEILKSLPLADALSSSLLQMHVGVFLPFIIAAILKSAMGASTVAMILTSAMVAPLMPALGFTSEIGKVLVIMAIGAGSMTVSHANDSYFWVVSQFSDMNTQQAYKCQTGVTLVQGITTIIVVFIVSLFVH
- the ilvB gene encoding biosynthetic-type acetolactate synthase large subunit, whose amino-acid sequence is MKKTGSEIIVKLLETEGITVAAGIPGGSILPLYDALAKSSIRHVLARHEQAAGFIAQGMARSTGKPAVCFATSGPGAMNLLTAVADARSDSVPIVAITGQVNTSLIGTDAFQEADTFGLSFPIAKHSIMVKSPKELLVAIPEAFAIAVNGRPGPVLVDVPRDVQLSSCEFDSWPDIASVTIHDIRFHTPPSEYASSMDRITDALAEARRPVLFCGGGCNSEAAAKELQKFLKSYRLPVVTSLMGIGCVPSSFEMFAGMVGMHGSYAANVAMHDADLVIAAGVRFDDRATGVVSKFCPKARVVHIDVDAAEVDKIIDADISVVADVGSVFPILVQLASRKQELFASNWQNAEARAVWLEKIIKLKTETFSPLCGAAKKSSYGNPRECIASIPLFAEKAGMRRDKLIVTTDVGQHQMWTAQYYPVEKPRTFLTSGSLGTMGFGLPAAIGASLAHPECRVVCVSGDGSILMNIQELATLSEQNLAVTVIVFDNGTLGMVYQQQKYLFGGTYAASEFSHRVDFVEIARGFGIEAVDAAEDEKWYEKAFSPKRERKPFLVRIEIDSAEDVLPFVLPGKANIDALR
- a CDS encoding methyl-accepting chemotaxis protein, with translation MTQTSFFYKLPKLPAVKKQSSLVRKLSSVNRITVFFTAIVCGLALAVFFYRILTAQHEQSTKASVAGFQLLLDDFGSRAEGAAASIAGRPDVVQAARSRSHADAYKILAELIGQMHVDFIVLTDTRGNIIARGHSERFGDNIINQNAVREAVRGRATYSYEKAVLVRFAIRAGCPVYDSERRVIGAIVSGFNVSSADFLKKAHKIFGCDVMLYDGTEAVASTISDEKNDILAAAVGDDCSEAVLVRGKSYAKMDTIGKSRYYVIYWPVFDVAGKPAGMWALASNFSSARTELAKTIGIKMIEILAAVVVLLVILVSIIANRVFGLVMRPLQKVSQAFIALSEGNANLAVKIDAPSDDEIGLLVTGFNKFIQKLYAIVKDVKESKATLVTAGEDMTGSADDTSSAITQIIANIGSIHTQMDKQEASVAQTVGAVNEIATNIDSLEQMIQNQSSSVTEASAAIEEMIVSIASVNQSVDKMVTSFSMLRDKAQDGFMKQTDVNARIEQIESQSNMLQDANTIIADIATRTNLLAMNASIEAAHAGKAGKGFAVVADEIRKLSKSSATQSKRIGEELSNVQQAISSVVGASAQLSEVFKSVSDELNVTNRFVLYIKQAMEEQNEGSKQIDASLRVVNDNTTNVQNASREMASGNKSILIEINKLQNNAFGMKEGINEMATGARQINETGSALENISVRMKEAIQKIESQIDQFEL